One Archangium violaceum genomic window, CGCCTGCCCCGCGCTCACGATGGCCTTCCAACGCAGGATGCGTGCCTGTTCCGCCGCGCTGAGCGCCTCGGCGCGCTGGCGTGCTTCCTCCGCCCACCCGGGCTCTCCCCGCTGGGCGAGCTCGCGGAAGAGACGGGCCGAAGGCGCCAGGAGGTCCAACTCCCTCAGGGCGAGGGCCTTGTTCCAGAGCGCCTGGGGGAACGTGGGGTCCTGGTCGAGCGCGCGATCCAGGTGCCGGAGCGCCTCCTCGGGAGCGCCCTTCAGGAGGAAGGCCGTGGCCCGGAGGGTCTCGTTTTCCGGAGTGCTCGGGAGGGGCGCGAGGTAGGCCAACGCCTGCTCCACCAGGCTCTTGTCGTTCCTCGCGAGGAGGGCGGCGGCCAGCCCCGCGGTATCACCGTTCCGTTCGAGCTTCGCGAGTGCCTCGAGAGGAAGCTGCGCGCCCTGCGAGGACTCTCCCATCCTCCGGGCCGCCAGGGGCCGGTGGTGATCGGCAGCCGCGATGGCCAGGCGCATCTCGAGCCGTCGCTTCGGCTCACGCATCAACCACGGGTCGGCCCACGAAGCCCCGGACCTCACGAAGACAGCAACGGCGAGGAGCGCGGCGCAGGCCGCTCCCGCGAGGGCCACCACGCGCCAACGGGAGACGACGCGGCGGGGGGGAGCGAACAGCGGAATCGGCCGCTGCTCCACGTAGCGCGAGGCCATCATCTCGAGCTGCAGGAGGTTGCCCAGCTCGACCTTGCAGCGGATGCAGTCCAGCAGGTGCTCACGAAAGGCCTCCGCCTCGTCGGGAGCCAGCTCTCCATCCGCGAAACGCTCGATTCGTTCACAGGGCGCGGACATCAGTTCTCTCCCAGCTGGATGAGGGGGTCGAGCAGTTTCCGGAGCCTCGAGCGGGCATCATGGAGCCGCTTGGCTACGGTGCCCTCCTGGATGCCGAGCTCCTCGGCGATCTCCTTGTACTTGCGGCCCCGGGCATGCAGCTCGAAGGTGGTGCGCGCGGCCGGGCTCAAGGCCTGCACGGCCGAGCTGAACTGCTCGTCGGAGACGCGCTCATAGAGGGGTCGGGCGGGGGGCTCGGGATCGACCGCGAGCGCCTGCCGGGCCAGCTCCGAGGCGCTCCGCTCCCGGGTGCGCTGCTTGCGGAGCTGGTCGTAGAAGCAATGCGTGAGGGTGGTGACGAGCCAGCTGGCACAGATGTTGTCATCGGGCAGCTGGGAGACCTTGCCGAAGGTGCTCAGGAAACGAACGATCGTCTCCTGGGTGAGATCCTCGGCATCGGCCGGATTGCGACAGAGGGCGCTGGCCTGGGCGAGCAGCCATCGCCGTTGTCGGGCGACTAGCGCATGCAACCGCCGAGCAACTGCCTCATCGGCATCTGAAGGGACGGTCATTAGCACTCACGAGAGAGGCGTGGAGCGGTGTGCCTCTTACCCTCGGAGAGCCAACCTCTTCAAATCAGTATGTTCTCCTCGACAGTTGATACCGACCCCGCCCCTGCTCGTCATGTCCGCCGCCATCCGCCGGCACCAGTCTCGCCCCACCGGATTCCATGACACGCCCGGGTAACGACACGCCCACCCACTCACCTGTCTCCGATTGAAAATGGAAAATCAGTAAAAAACTCTTTACTTTGATAAAATCAGACTCCTCGGGTAGGATGACCTGCGACGCTGGCCACCCCGTCGGCGATCTCCTCGGCCCCTCTGCACCTGCCCCCCTCAGCAGCGCCCCAATTTCTCCTATGCTCCGCAATCCCGGCCCGGTCGGATTGTCAGCCCGCCCAGGTCTCTCAGGAGTGCACATAGGCCAGGATCGTCCTCACGGCCTCTTCCTTCGCGGCAGAGAGCGAGAGTCGTGGCGGCCGGGTCGGAGATCGACCGTCGCCCGGAGTGGGTCGACGCTCAACGGGGGTACGAGGCGCGGCTGCTGGACGTAGCGGAGGAGTCGCGGCGGCTCATGGAGGAGCAAGCTCAAAGCTCATGGGGCTGACGTATAGCCCAGTGACGAGTGCCGCCTCTGGCGGTTGTAGAAGACCTCGATGTACTCGAAGAGCGCCGTGCGGGCCTGCTCGCGCGTGACGAGTCGCTGGTATAGACGAGCTCCAGCTTCAAGCTGCTGAAGAAGCTCTCCACCACGGCGTTGTCCCAGCAGTTCTCCGCAGCGGCGGACCCGAGCGAGGAGGAGGCACCCGCTGCAGATGCGGCAGCTCGGGCCATGTGCCGGAAGTGTCAGCGCGCCCGGAGGCTGGATTGGGCGGGGTTGCTACACAAGTCGTTCGCAGTGGACGTCTTCTCCTGCCCGAGATGCTCCCACCCCAGGCACCTGCCAGGGGGCCAGAGCAGCAGGCGCTGTGGGAGTGACGCACGGCAGAGGGATGCACTCTCTGGCGGAGCCCAAGGCGACCGGTCGCCTGCGCAGGGGAGGGGTGTGCCTGGAGCGCGACGAGCGGGCCTCCTCGGACGACCCTCTCCCTCCTCCCTTTTCGCCGGGCTTGCTGATGGAATCCTGGCCACGCCCGGGGGCCTCTCCATCATTCTGCTTGCTCACCCAGGCCCACTTCTCCCTCATCCAGCGTGCTCGGTAACACCAGGCGCGCAACCGCGGCTATTTCTGGTCCCCCAAGCAGGGGCGAGACCGGAGCCGGAGGAGAGCCCGTCCTTTACTCCCGAAGTACCTCCAGCTGCGCGGGCGGGTGCGTGCGCACCCTCTTCTCTGGCGGCGACCATCGGAAGCGCTGGGGGTGGAAACTTTCGAGCGGGCCTTTCGCAGATGCCTCTCGCGGAAATCTCCCCGGTGTGTGGGGGGGGCGGTCCAGGGACCATTCAGAGTCCCCCCAGGTCCACTACGGGCCAACTCCGGGCCACTCCGAGGAAGAGGCAGGGTCCCGCCGCTGGCGGGCAGGCGCTGGCGGCACGAGCAAGAGGCATCCCCGGGTCTCCGTGTCATTGACATGCTGGAGTGAACACCGGAACCGTCCGTCCCCCGACTCCCGTAGGAATTCGGCTTGCTGAGCAGGCCTGGGGCCGCTGAGATGTGCACAGCCGGAGGGGCTCTTGGAGAGAAACCTCGTAGCCTTGGCCATCTGCCTGGCAGCGCTGGTGAGCGGCCCTGTGCAGGCGCAGGAGGATACGGTGGAGCGCCAGACGGTCGCCTCCCGTGATCTCTCTCCCTCGGTGAGGGTGGTGGAGACCGAACAGGTGACGGTGGCCCTGGGGGCGTTGACCCAGATTCAGCTGGCGCCGCTCGCCTCCCGGGGGGTGGATGCGGAGGGGGGAGATGCCGCCACCGCGCCAGGGTTTCGGATCCGAAGGGCGCGCCTGGGAGTGAGCACACTCATCGGCCCCCGCGTCGAACTGCTGCTCACTGCCAACCTGCTCGAAACGGACCCCGAGATCGAGGGGACGATCGCTGACGCGCAGCTCGCGTTCGAGATCTGGAAGGGGCTGGAGGTCGCGCTGGGGACGCTCAAGCCACCCTTCTCCCGCTCGGCCCTGGCGCCTTCGAGCCAGCTCTCGATGGTGGAGCGCCCCTTCACCGTGACCGAGCTCACGCCGGCGCGCAGGCTGGGCCTGGTGCTCGGGGGCAAGCTTCCTGGAGACCGTCTGACCTATCTCGTGAGCGTGATGAACGGGACACCGGGCTTCGCCATGGCAAATCTCGACCGGGGGGTGATGTTCGGGGCGAGAGTGGAGCTCGCCCCCTGGACCTTTCCCTCGCCGCAGGAGCTCTCGGGGAGCGGGGTGTCCTTCGGGCTGAGCGCGTTTCGACAGGAGGGCGGGAACGACCCTGGCGAGGGCCTCTCGGCGGACCTGCTGGGGGTCTGGCGGGGAGCCAGCGCGCTCGTGGAGGTGATCTGCGCCCGGGGCCGGACCGGGGATTCCCCAGACCGGTGCGGAGGATACCTCGAGCTGGGGTATGCCTTCCCCGTCTGGGGCCGCCCCGTCCAAGTCGTGGCCCGCGGCGAGCTCTTCGATGGCGACCGGGTGCGCCGGGATGAGCAGGATCTACTCCTGCTCAGCGGCGGGCTGAACGTGCCGCTGGTGGAGGAACATCTGCGTGCGCAGCTCCAGTACCTCGCCCGCCGCGAGCGCTTCGGCGCCCGTGAGCGAACCGAGGGACTGGTGCTGGCCTTCCAGGGAAGCTTCTGAGCCTCCCCCGCTTCCGTGGACACCACCGGTGTGATGGAAGGGTGTTCGATGGCTGGGAGTGGAACCCCGAGTTCAAGGCCGGTGCGGTGAAGCTGGTACTGGAGGAGGGCAGGCCCATCGCCTTGCCGATGTCACTCAGAGTCTCGTAGGTGCTCAGCCCGTCCACCATGAGGATTCCGCCAAAATCCTGGAGCATGTTGCGCGCGGCCTCGGTGTCCCGGCCCTCCTGTATCCGGTACACCACCGCGTCCGGAGCGCACAGCGCCCAGGCGTGCCTGCGCGTCTGGCTCTTGCTGCCTGGCAGCGGCCAGCGCGTCTCGTCCCCGCCCAGAATCTCCCGCGTCAGCAGCGCCGCGTGCCGAGAGGGTGTCAAAGAATTCGAGCGACGCGACCCGGCATGACACGCGGAGGGAAGGAGTAGAGCGGAAAGGGGGCCGAAAAGTCCCCCCGCTGCCACCGAGCCGCCGCCTCTCGGAACACCGCGATGAAGGCACGGTACTGCTCGCGCAACTCCCTCAGCGCCTGGCGCGTGGAGGCATGCCCCAACGGCCGCGGGCTACGTTTGAGATGCTCGGGCCGGGTATGCGGGTGCTGGGGTGCGCGAGCCTCGGATTCCACCTCCTCCACCAGTCCCCGCACCGCACGCTGCCGCCCCTCCTCCCCCAGCCCTTCCCAACACGGCAGTGGCGCCACCTCCAACTCCACCGGCTCGGCCCACTCCTCCGCGAAACGCCCCTGTGCTCCTGCCATGTCCTCGCTGCCCCGCCTGCTCCAGCGCTTCGTCCAGCTGAACCACTGGAACAGTCGCCGCGCTGGCCCTGATAGCTGTGGCAGACACGTGAGGCCCGGCCACTCGGCGCTCCTCTCCACCAATCCCTCCTTCACTCCATGGGCCAGCACGTAGCGAAGCCGGCCCACCATCGCCTCATTGTCCAGCACCGGCTCCGCCGAGTAACGCCTCTCCCAGAAACCGCCGCTCCAGTCCACCAGCCTCCCTACCTTCCTGGACAGATTGGAGCGCAAGTACTGCATGAAGGAGGCGAGCGCGGCACCCCACACCAGCAGGTGGAAGTGATTGGATGCGAAGGTGAAGGCGTGCAGCCGTATGGTGCCGGAACTCTGCTGGACGGCTCGCGCCAGCACGCCTCCCACTACCTCGTTCACCTCCGCGCTCGGGCGCAGCAACAGCCGTCCCTGGAAGCACCTGGACGTGACGAAATAGAGACCCTCCTCCTGGAACATCCTCAACGGCCAGCCCATCCCCATCCCCTGCGTACGGTCCGCCGGGCCAGGATGCACCCCGTGGGCCAGCTCCAAGTCCTCGGAAAGAATCGAGGAGCGGTCGGTTACCCGTCCACGCCCAGTTCCGTTCTGGCTCAAGACCCCCGTTGCGAGTCCTTTGACACTACCTTCCTGAAGCGGGACGCGAGCGCAACACCTTCAGCACTGCGGCTTCGAAGGTGTCGAGATCCACGGGCTTGGAGAGGAAGGCATCGGCCTCTTCCAGCCCGTGGGGTGCGCGGCGCTCAAGAGCAGGAGGGGGACCGTGCTTAAAGCGGGTCGGCCCGCAGCGTCCGGAGCAGCTCCACCCCAGTGCGCCGGGGCATCATGTGGTCGCTCACCACAGTGTCCTCAACCACCAGGTCTCCTCCTCCTGATGCCTTGCATGCGGCGGGCCGCCACTCTCCCGGGTGGCGGCTCGTCGCCTTCCCATCACCCGCCGTGGTGAACCTCCACCGGCGTGATGCCCATCACCCAGCTCGCTCACGCGCCCATCAACCAGCTTGCGCGTCAACACTCATGGACACATCCGGGAGGGAATGCACGGACCGCTGGGGCTGATCGGCACCATCCTCGGCGCCAGCTTCGGCGCGTTCATCGGCCCGGTGGCGGCCGTCGTCGGAGGTGTCGTCGCGGCGCTCTTCGTCTTCATCGGGCGCACCGGGAGAGACGCACCTCCGCACTGATTCCACCGGCGCCATGGACTATGCGTCATCGGGCCCGGCTGTCGTGACGTGTTCCTCGTCTTGTGGCAGGTCATCGGTATCGTGAACCACGGTGCCTTCGAGCCAACGAAGATGTGCTCGGTCGGGCGGAGGGTGGGCGCATCGACGAGGGTTCCCATGGCGACGTGAACGAACTGGCCCTCGCGGACGATTGGCGGCGAGCCCCGGAGCGGGGGCCACCGCGTTCGGGGAGGTGATCCCAGGCAGCGGTTGCACACAGACCAGGTCCCCTTCGCCCCTCCCGGACGAAGCATCCGGTGAGTCTACGCCAAGGCGGGAACGGATCAGCGCCTCACTCGGGCGTCGGAGGGCGGATGCTCTCGGTCGCGGAGGCGGGGGACGCATCGCCGTCGAGCATGCGCGTGGGACCGGGGACCTCATCCTCGTAGCGGGGATGGCCCGTGCGGTGCTTGAACCACCACCGCCCATCCTTCTTGACGAACTCATCGGTATACGTGCCGATGATGCGCAGGCCTCGGCCGGTGTCCATGAACCGGAGCAGCTCGACCAGCGTGGAGCGCGCGGAGGCGTGCTCCGGCCCCTGCACGTGGATGGCGGTGGCGGAGACCGTGTACGACACCACGTCCACCTTGTCGGAGTTCCGCGCGAGAAATGCCCTGATGGCCTCGCGCCCTTCGATGCGCCACGCCGTGGGCGGCCGTCGCTCCCAGACCGCGTCCTCCGTGAACATGGCCATGAGCGCTGTCCAGTCCTGATGATTGATGGCATCACTCGACCGGTCGAGGAGCTCCCGGATGGCGACCTGCTCCATCAGCTCGGCGGTCGGCCCCACACCACTCACCGACCGAGTCTCGTGCGCGCCGCCATGAGCGCATCCCGTGCAGTCGAAGGTCATCAGGGATGTCACCAGGCACCGCAGCGCAGCTTGGATTCTCATGGTTCTCTCCAGAGGTGTCGAAAGAGGAAGTCGAGACACCATGCGCTGGTGGATGACATCAGTGCAGCGAATTGTTTTCGGCGATTTGTTGAGTCGTGCTTAGGTGACCGCCGTGTCCGCCTTCGAAACACGCCACCTGTTGCTGCTCGTCGCCCTCGAAGAGACCGGGAGCCTGAATGCAGCCGCCCGGCGGCTGCACCTCACGCCTTCAGCCCTCAGCCTGCAGCTCCGCGACCTGGAGGAACGGCTCGGCGGTGCGCTCTTCCAAAGGAGGTGGAGGCGCCTGGTGGCGACGGCCGCGGGGCGCCATCTCACCGAGGTCGCCCGCTCCGTCCTGGGGGAGCTGGGCCGCGCGGAAGCGGAGGCACGCCGGCTGCTGAATGGCGCCACGGGGACGCTGCGACTGACGACGGCCTGCCATCATTCCTACCGCTGGCTTCCCGACCTCCTGAAGGACTTCGCACGGACCTGTCCCGACATCGAAGTCACGGTGGTCCCCGAAGCGGCGGCCTCGCCTTGCGAGTGGATTGTCCAAGGCACACTGGATGTCGCGCTCGTCGCGGGAGAAATCAGGAACGCTCCACGCGTCCGCCTGGAGCCGCTGTTCCGGGACGAGCTGGTTGCGCTGGTCGGCAGGGGGCATCCCTGGTGCGCGAAGAAGGCGGTCGAACTCCGCGCCTTCGCCGATCAACACGTCTGGGCCGAGGCGGGAACGTTCCATCGCGACAGCCTCGTCGCGCGCGCGTTCGCCGAGGCGGGCAGCATCCTCCCCCGCCGGGTGACGGCCCTTCCCCTCACGGGCGGCGCGCCCCTGGAGTTGGCACGCGCCAACCTGGGCATCACCCTCGCCCCACGCTGGTCCGCGGAACCGGCCCTCGCCAACGGGGAGCTGCACGCGGTGAGCCTCGGTCCGAAGGGCCTCTGGCTGGATTGGTCGGTGGCCACACGCGCGGAGGAGCCAGAACCTCCGCTGGAGGCCTTTCTCGCCGCGCTGCGCCTGCATCACCCCCGCGCCCGGGAGCCCGTGGCGCAACGCTCACGCCGACGTCGTTCTTGAACCTACGCCGCCTGCCGTCCCGATTCCCCTGGCAACGGTGGCGCGGGCGAAGGCCGCACGTGCGCCTTCTGCGTCAACCTCACGCCCATCAGCACGAGCACTCTCCGCAGCGGCGGCCCCGGGCGAGGAGGAGGCACCTGCGTCAGATGAGGCAGCTCGGACCATGTGCCGGAAGCGTCAGCGCGCCCGGAGGCTGGATTGGGCGGGGTTGTTACGCAAGTCGTTCGCAGTGGACGTCTTCTCCTGCCCGAGGTGCGGAGGAAGGCAGCGGGTGCTGGCGTACCTCACCCAGGGCACCGTCCAATGCGTGTCGCGCGGCCCTCCTGGACGACCACCTACCCCGGCCCTCCCCCGCGACAGGGCTCCCATGCCGCCTATGCTCCCGAACGGGAGCACGGAGCCATGCTTGCGAAGCAGGAGCAGGCCCGCTTCCCTGGCCACGTGTAGTGCCTTCTTCAGCAACTCTTCGTTGTTCATCGCGCCATCCAGGAAGAGGGTGGAGGAGATTCCTCGGGTGTGGACATGGATTGAGGGCGCGGGGGTGTAGCACCGTGTCCTCGCTCCGTCACGTCGCGCCCGTCAACGGATGGTGACGTCGAAGCGCTTGGGAAGCTCGTTCTCATCGAGCACCTGCGCCCTCAGGAACTCGATGGCGATCCGTGCTCCCGGTTGCCAGTAGGGCTCGTCCTGCTCGTTCGCCCACAGGCAGCCCTGCATCTTCTCGAGCTGGAGGAGCCGGAACTCGAGCTGATCGTAGCCTTTGTCCGAGGTGAGGTTGTCGTCGATCTCCACGGTGAGCTGGGGCTGATAGGGCCCGAGGTAGACGGTTGTCAGCGTCCGGTTGGAATAGATGGCGAAGAGCGATTCGCCCACCACCATGGGACTCAGGTTGAACTGAAACTGTACGGAGGAGCGTCCTTTGTCACTCAGGACATACCGATGGAGTTGGTCGAAATGGGTGCGCGCCGCCTCGAGTTGCTTCTGGGTGAGTTTCTGGCATTGCATCATGTAGGAAGCCTCGAATCCGTACTTGAGCGCGAAGACTCCTGCCGCCGCGAAGATGAATCCAGCGGCCACGAGTGGGTATCTGGGGCGCTTTGGCATCAGGAGGGCGATGATCTGGGGGTGAAGACGTGCATGCCGGCACTGAGACCCTCGGGTGTCTGTCCGGTGCTGGGGAACTCGATACCACCCGCCTTGCGCCAGAGCGCGTATCCGCTCGTGCCTTCCTTGACGGCACCCGAGAAGAGTCCATCGGCGAGGCCGGGATGGGGAAGGGCCTGGTGTTCGGGTGGAAGCTCGATGACCTGCCCCTCCTGCGTCTTGCGAGCTTCCTTCAACGCTTCGGAGAGGGCGAGGGATGTGCTTTTTTCTCGCAGTCCAGCCCGGTGAAGAAGAGATGCGGGGATGGCACCGAGACCAGCCACTCCCTGCCGGTGCGGGTGCCAGGGCCGAGCGCGGAGGGGACGTAGCCACGCCGTGCAACGGCATGGCCGTGTCAGTAGGAAAGGTGCTCGAGAACCTGCTTCGCACGCGCTCTTGGAGCACCTTCGACCTCGAGCACCTCCACTTCGAAGGCGTAAGGATCATCGAGGAGGAGTTCCTTCAGCTTCTCGTCGACAGCCAGGCGCAGCTCCTCGTCGTCCGAGGCGGAGAGCGCGATCCGGTCCGGCCGCTCGATCCCGACCAGGACGATCAAATCGAGCTTCTGGAGGGCTCCGCGTATGCGCGGGAGCCACGCGTCAAGGTCGAACGCGTCGCGGTCCTCGTGGGCCAACAGGTATCCGATGAAGTCCACCGGACATCGGTCGAACAACACGTCGCGAGGACCCTCGTCCAGGTTGGCGATGGACCGTGCGAGCTGCTCTTCGAAATCCTCGACCGACGGGGTCTCCGCGAACCCGTACCCCTCTTCTTCCAGCTGGTGGTACGGCTCATCCACCGTCACATAGGAGGGGAGGCGGTCGGACAACTCGTCGATGAGAGTGGATTTCCCCGCGCGATGAGTACCGGATACAGCGATTCGCATGAATGAGCGCTCTATCAGTTGCACCGATACGGCGTCAGCCTGGAAGACGAACACCTCCGAGTTCCCCACCGGGACAGACGGCGTCGCGAGCCATCCCTCTGGAATCACACGGAAGAGCGGGTTCGTCCGTCAAGCCACTGGGGAATCACCAGCGATGCGGGGTGAAGAGGCAGTCGATGGGCCCGCTCAGCGTTCTACAGCATTCGAAGGGAACGGTGAGCCTGCTTTGCAGCCAGTTCTCATCGGCCCAATAGCTGGAGTCCGCATTGAAGATGAGCTTTCCTCCGAGCCTCTGGAGGACGATGTTCTCTCCGTTGAAGAGGCGGTGGAGGAAACGGAACATGACGGCCTGGAGGGGAGGGCGCGCTACTCGAGGTGTTGCCCGTCGCTCCCTGCTGCGCGTTCTTCCGCTACCACCACGCCGAGCCCCAACCCCGCTCCCAGCATCCACCCCGAACCCGCGAGGCCTCGCCGCGGGTGTGCCCCGGTGGCTGGGACCTCCGCTCCTTCCCTTCTCCTCTTCCTCAGGGAGGACGCTCCCGTCGCGAGCCTCACGAGGGGCGCGGGAAGTGTCACCCGCTTCGTGGGGAAGGCCGGCCTCTGGATGCGTCTCCCTGGTGCTTCTCCCTCCCGCCTGGCTGGAAGTTCCTCCCACTCGAAGAGGCTCGCCTCCCACTGGGCCCGTCCGCCGAAGGCCGCCGCCGCCATCAGCGCGTCATGCAGCTCGGCGCCGTCCCGGTAGCGCTCCTCCGGCCTCTTCGGCGGGTGCTCGTTGGACGGCGATCGCGAATCCCAGCAGGTCCTCCAGCCGCTCGGGCGGGAAGGGGTAGTGCCCCGTCGCCGCGCGGTACGGGCTCACCCCCAGCGCGTACAGGTCATCCGCGGCGCCCACCTCAAAGGACACGCGGCGCGAGATGACGTAAGAAGTCTCCCCCGTGATGAGCTTCCTGCACGAGCTGCCCCCCGTCCGTCGTTTCCGCCTCCCCTTCACCCGGCGCCGCCACTTCTTCGCGTTGGGGAGCCTCGTCTACGAGGCCCTCGGCTCGCTGGGGGCTCGCGAGACGGAGGAGCAACTCATGCTCGCCCGGTTCGAGCACGTCCCGGGCCCCGAGGGCCTGTGTGTCATCGAGCGGCTGCACCGCTCCGTCGACAGCCGCCGGCTCCGGGAGCTCGTGTGGGAGGCGAAGCACGCCCTGGGCCTGACGCACCCCGGTCTGCTCCAGATGCGTCAGTTCGTCCTCCTCCCGCAGCGGTCCCACCTGGAGCGGCCCTACGCGGTGCTCGAGTACGTGGGGGGCCGCTCCCTGGCCTCGGTGCTGAAGCTCTCCGCGGTGTTGGAGCGCAAGCCGCTGTCGGTG contains:
- a CDS encoding RNA polymerase sigma factor, whose protein sequence is MHALVARQRRWLLAQASALCRNPADAEDLTQETIVRFLSTFGKVSQLPDDNICASWLVTTLTHCFYDQLRKQRTRERSASELARQALAVDPEPPARPLYERVSDEQFSSAVQALSPAARTTFELHARGRKYKEIAEELGIQEGTVAKRLHDARSRLRKLLDPLIQLGEN
- a CDS encoding AAA family ATPase, whose amino-acid sequence is MFVFQADAVSVQLIERSFMRIAVSGTHRAGKSTLIDELSDRLPSYVTVDEPYHQLEEEGYGFAETPSVEDFEEQLARSIANLDEGPRDVLFDRCPVDFIGYLLAHEDRDAFDLDAWLPRIRGALQKLDLIVLVGIERPDRIALSASDDEELRLAVDEKLKELLLDDPYAFEVEVLEVEGAPRARAKQVLEHLSY
- a CDS encoding nuclear transport factor 2 family protein — encoded protein: MRIQAALRCLVTSLMTFDCTGCAHGGAHETRSVSGVGPTAELMEQVAIRELLDRSSDAINHQDWTALMAMFTEDAVWERRPPTAWRIEGREAIRAFLARNSDKVDVVSYTVSATAIHVQGPEHASARSTLVELLRFMDTGRGLRIIGTYTDEFVKKDGRWWFKHRTGHPRYEDEVPGPTRMLDGDASPASATESIRPPTPE
- a CDS encoding LysR family transcriptional regulator — translated: MSAFETRHLLLLVALEETGSLNAAARRLHLTPSALSLQLRDLEERLGGALFQRRWRRLVATAAGRHLTEVARSVLGELGRAEAEARRLLNGATGTLRLTTACHHSYRWLPDLLKDFARTCPDIEVTVVPEAAASPCEWIVQGTLDVALVAGEIRNAPRVRLEPLFRDELVALVGRGHPWCAKKAVELRAFADQHVWAEAGTFHRDSLVARAFAEAGSILPRRVTALPLTGGAPLELARANLGITLAPRWSAEPALANGELHAVSLGPKGLWLDWSVATRAEEPEPPLEAFLAALRLHHPRAREPVAQRSRRRRS
- a CDS encoding porin, coding for MAICLAALVSGPVQAQEDTVERQTVASRDLSPSVRVVETEQVTVALGALTQIQLAPLASRGVDAEGGDAATAPGFRIRRARLGVSTLIGPRVELLLTANLLETDPEIEGTIADAQLAFEIWKGLEVALGTLKPPFSRSALAPSSQLSMVERPFTVTELTPARRLGLVLGGKLPGDRLTYLVSVMNGTPGFAMANLDRGVMFGARVELAPWTFPSPQELSGSGVSFGLSAFRQEGGNDPGEGLSADLLGVWRGASALVEVICARGRTGDSPDRCGGYLELGYAFPVWGRPVQVVARGELFDGDRVRRDEQDLLLLSGGLNVPLVEEHLRAQLQYLARRERFGARERTEGLVLAFQGSF